The genomic window GCCCCCTTCATTGACCAGAATTTCACAAATCTGACGCAACAAAGGTTCCTCTTCCTCTGCGTATACAACGGCCTGATTGCCCTGACTCAAGACTTTTAGTGCCCGGTGGGCTTCTATCAAACTGATATTGGACAACTGATATTCGGTGATATCCTTGCCATCTACCAAAAAACAATCCAGCGATTGATCCTGAAACGACAATCGCCGGAATCGCCATTCAATCCAGTGAATCCGACCTTCGCGTCCGATCCAGCGTTGCCTGTAAGACTCCGGTTCTACACCCGGCAACAGGCCCGAGAGGATTTTCATAATTTTGGCATGGTCCTCAGGAACAATGAGATTTAAAAAAGATTGCCCATGCAGTGTTCCATGTTTTGCGGAGAAACAGGCATCAAAAGCGGTATTGGAAAAGCACACATGCAGATTTTCAATACACAAACAGGCGACAAATTGAGCCTGTGTGTCCAGAATTTCTCTGAGAAAACTGTTGTTGAGCGGCCCCTCAATGTCCAACAGGGCACTCAATTTTCCGCAACAATCTGACATAAATGGTTTCTCCAACCACTGAAATATGTGTTGCTGTAAATTTTCTGGTGACGGCAACCGATTCAAGCCCTCGCACGGTGTCATTCCGTGCTTGACACGGAATCCATCGGCGCACTCCTGGATCCCCGTTTTCACGGGGATGACATCGTGGCGGGCCACAGGATTTCATCACCAAATTATTTACAGCAGGAAATATGTGAACAATGACAAAAACAGAAAATCACACCATACTCTTTATATGTCAGCTAACATAATCTCGCCGACTTTGTGAAGCTTATAATCCACTCATTGTATGAATCCACATCAAAATTCTTGATCCTTTGTGGATTTAAACGCTAAATCAATTTTATACCATTTTTTATTTTTGCCCTGTCATCCGAATCGGTTTCATGATTGATGCTCCTGTTTCTTTCCGGCTATTGTGTTCATACCTGTTGCTTCTGACGGTATCCACACAGACATTATGGGGTGCCCCCACTCCAGTTTCTGAAGCCACTCCGCAGATACAGGCACCCACACGCCAGATCGCCCAAACCACGGATGACGAAGAAAGCAATTTTTCACTGAACAATGTCAAAGAACGGGTCTTGTATGAACTGGCCAAACAACAGAACAGATCCAATCTGTATCAATATTATCTGGAAAAATTTCCCAAGGGAGTCTTTGCTGGAGATGTCGCGCAAAAATGGCTGGAACGACTCAGACAGTCCCCTGACACCGTCTGGAATCAACCACCGATTCAAAGCAATTGCCCGGAAATTTTCCAGATTCTGGGAAAAAGTCTGAATATCCGTGAAAAACCAAATCTCAAAGCAGCTAAACTCGGCAGTTACTCCCCGGAGGATATGATCTGTGTGCTTGAAAAACAGCAGGACTGGAACCGAACCCCCAAAGGCTGGGTGTATGCGGCATACATGAAACCAGATCCACGGTTCAGTGGCGGGCTTGATCTGTTCCTAGTGTATCAGACGCTTGTCAAAAACCCTGAATATCTCGAACAGGCAAAAACCCTGCGAGAGTCAACCCTCAGACAATGGGCACTGAACCAACGAACGATTGAAGCCTACGACCGTTATCTGAAAAATTATGAGAGTGACCCAAATGCTAAAGAACTGATCAATACACGAGAGGATCTGAGATTTGAACAGGCCCTGGCCCAACATACCGCGGCCGCCTATGATCTGTATCTGCAGGAATATCCCAAAGGGAATTATCGTTCTGAGTGTGTAAAACTCCGGGAGCACGCATTGTTTCAATGGACACTGATGCAAAACACACAGGAAGCCTATGGAACATTTCTGCAAGCCTATCCTTCCTCCTCCTACCGCAGTCATATCCGACAACTGTTGAGAAATCTTACAAGCTCAACACCTTGAGAATAATTGATTTTATTTCACACAGACAGGCTGATTTTGCTGGAAACCTTTAACTTTTTCCGAACAATCTGAGACGTGGTGTCAATCGTCATATTGAGAATCGCCGTCACCAGAATCAATAAAAACGCCTTGTCCAGCTTGTCATCAGAAATGGCACTGTCGATATAAAAGCCCAGGGTGTAAACTCCAAGAATTCCCAGAATGGCGGATTCCCGCATCATGATTTCCCAACGATAAAACAGAAACGCCAGAAACTGTCCGTAAACTCTGGGAAGGACTTCAAAAAAGTAGCGGTTCAACTTCCCCGGAGGCGCATCAAATCTCAATGCAATCAGGTTGGCATGATTGCCCGTCAGATACCCCAGAATTGCCCCGTTATGCAGTCCAATCGCTAGAAAAGCAGGCAACATGGAGGGTCCCCACAGATGCACAAACACATACGCCAGAATATACTCGGGCGTGGTTCGCATCACAATCAGCGTGTAATAAACCACTCGCTCCAGCCACTTGACCGAAAGATGCCGGCAAATCCCCGGAAACGTGGTCAATGTCACGATCCCGGTTGTCACCAACGCAATTTGCGTCAACAGAAATGTGTTCCAAACGCCCTTCAAACCTTCAGTGCTGAGAATCCCCCAGGCCCAGTTCCACACGGGTTCCCACGCCCAGATCACGGTGCGTGTTCCATCGTAATAACCAGTTCTGCGCATCGGCCATGGCAGAATTTCATAAGTGAAAAACCGCACCACATTTTCCCAGCGAATGGAAATATCTCTGGATAAAAACGCGAATGCCACCATGACATACAACGGAACCAGGCGTGGTTTTAGCCAGTAACGCAAGGAGGCAATCAGCAGATAAAACAGATAGAGCAATGCGGAAACTTCAGAATATTGACTTTCCCGGAAAGCGGTTTCCAGGTGAAAACCAATAGTTGGCAGGCCGATGAAACCAAGAATGGCACTGGAACGTAACGCGCATTCAAACCGGTAGGTAGTGTAGTTTTTGATATCGGCATAAATCACCGGCAGGATCGAAAAGAAAAACCGGCTCAACAGCGAACTGCCGTCAGGCACTCCCTGCAACGGCCGATGATCAGACTCCTGCAGAATTTCAGCGTAAACCTTGGCAAACACTCCCGCATAGGGAATACCAATGGCCAGCACACCGCATACAGGATTCAACCCGACAATCGGCAAAAAAATGAAGGCCCAGAAAATTTCATGGATGGATCGCAGAAACGCACAGAAAAATCGCACTCCGGCACGATGAAAAAAGAAGGCCAGAAGGCTTCCCAAAACAACGCCGAGCGCAATCCCGCACAAGGCGAACACCAGTGTGTTTAGAAAGGCCTCACGGTAATCATACGCCACTCTGAAATCAGGGGTGACCGCCCCCAGCAGCATTCTGCCCAGTTCATGCCAGGGATCAATCGTGGTGATGGCGATATCAGCAAACACCAGGCAGAACACCGCAATTCCCACAAAAATCAGACTGGTCTTTTTCATGGCTGATACAATGCGGAAAGCAGGTCTGACGAAACCTGACGGGACGGCTGATCAAACAGAATCACGCCCTCACGGATACCGATAATCCGCTGGGCATATTTCAAGGCCAAGTCAACCGCATGCAACGACATGATGAGGGTTTTGTCAATGTGGGTGAGCAGTTCCAGAACCGTTCCCGCCTGATGGGGATCAATGGACGAAACCGGTTCATCCGCCAGCAGGACAGGACTCCCCCGAAACAGGGCACGGGCAATGGACACCCGTTGTTGCTGTCCCCCTGAGAGAGCGCCTGTGCGTTCATGCATCTTTTCCCGCATTTGCAGAGACGTCAGAATGTCGCCAACTTCTTCCACATCCCGGGTCTGAGGCTTGAGCAGATTGAGCAGATTATACCAGGTGCTGTAACGGTCCAGGCGTCCCATGTAAACATTGTGATAGGCACTCAATTGCGGAACCAGCGCATAATGCTGATGCACAAACGCGCATGTTTTGGGCTGTCGTTCATACAAGGTTTGCAGCAACGTGGTTTTCCCGGCCCCGCTTGGACCAATCAAGGCGATTTTTTCGCCCTGCTCAATCCTCAGACTGATATTTTTGAGAGCCGGAGTGTTCTTGTAGGAAACCTGAACATTTTCCAAATGAAATACGGACAAAACCTACTCCCTCAAAATGCCGATTTCCTGTGCGGTATCCAATATGGGCTGATACATGGTATTGTCCGCTTCAATAAAACGATCCCGTGGAAACGTGTCGAGCAATTCCCGATCTTTCATACCGATCAATGCTTTTTGGGTTTTCTGGATGAAGCCCTTGCCAAACACAGCATCAGCATCGCCTCTGATCGTCCAGTTATAATCAGGATACGTGGGTGTTTTCCAGAGCACCTGTACTTTGGTGGCATCGACATTTCCTGCTTTGACTTCATTTTCCCAGACTTTGAAATTCAGCACACCCACCTGATAACTTCCAGACTGCACCAAAGCCAACGTTTTGGAGTGATCACCACTGAATCCGACTCTGCTGAAAACATCTTCCGGAGATTTTTTGAAAAACTGACGGATGTAATATTCCGGCATCAGCCGACCGGAGGTGGAACCTTTGGACCCGAAAGAAAAGGTTTTCCCCTCGATTTTTTCGGGAAAGTCCTCGCCATAAGACAAGCCGGTGCTGGTATGCGCGATGATGTAGGAAATGAAGGTCGTGTCTTCTTCACCCTGAGCAATCGCCAGTGACCCCGGAACGGCCAGACGTGCCTGCACACCGGACAAACCGCCAAACCATGCCAGTTGAACATCGTTGTTCTTGAAGGCCGCGATCGACGCGCTATAGGACTTGACAGGGATGTATTCCACCTTAACGTTCAATTCCTTGGACAAATATTGAGCCACCTTGTTGAAACGCTCTTGCAATCGGGCAGTGTCTTCATCAGGAATCGCAGTGAATTTGAAGGTTTGCGCCAGGCTAACAGCACTCATGAGTGCAATCATGGACAGCAATAGGCAGATTTTTTTTAAAGAAATTTGGAACAACATACACTCCTTGGGTTAATGGGAAAAAATCCTCTTTCATCACGAAAGAAGGGTGCCTGAAACGTCAATCGACAGAATCAGGCAAAATGGAGGGCGATGTTTTCCATGGAAGGCAACACACTACCAATAATCTTTGCTGAAGTCACACCCGCGAGGTGCAGGGCCGTCAGCAAAGATTCCGCCTGAGTTCCAGCGACTGAAAACAGCAGGCCTCCACTGGTTTGAGGATCCAGTGTGAGTTCCTGCTGAAAACGGGTTAAGGTTTTTTCATAACGAGTATATTTTTCAACTTTTCTCCGGTTTGCGAGATTGGCACCGGTGGACATGCCTTTCACATACATTTCCAGAGCTTCACGCATAACCGGCAGATCGGCCACAGTGATTTTCAGGGTCACACCACTGCCGCGTGCCATATTCAGACAATGCCCTGCCAGGCCAAACCCGGTGATGTCCGTTGCCGCATGAATTTCAAATCCGGAAGCCACTTCCGCCGCGGTTTTGTTCAACACCACCAGGTGCTCCAGACATTCCTGAAGAGCTTCCTGAGAAACCCATTGTTTGAGATTGGCATTGAATAACACGCCACTTCCCAACGGTTTCGTCAAAATCAACTGGTCTCCGGGCTGAGCACCGACATTGCGCCAGATTTTTTCAGGATGCACCATCCCGGTGACTGACAACCCGAATTTGGGTTCTTCGTCCTCCACCGTATGCCCACCGACCAGCACGGCACCCGCTTCGGTGATTTTGTGCAGTGCTCCGGCAATGATACCATCCAGAATATCCATCCCCAATTTATCAGATGGAAATCCGACCAGATTCATGCAGGCCAGTGGTTTGCCACCCATAGCGTACACGTCGCTCAGAGAATTTGCCGCGGCGATCTGCCCGAACAAAAACGGGTCATCGACCGGTGGTGTGATGAAATCCACCGTCATGACCATCGCCTGCTCGTCATTCAGACGATACACGCCGGCATCATCGCTGGTTTCAATTCCCACCAGTACATTCGCATCCTTGACTGCGGGCAGTGTTGCCAGCAGGTGATCCAGTCCGACCGGACTGAGCTTGGCCGCTCAACCGCAGGTTTTGGCCAGACTCGTCAAGGTTGGTGTCTTGAATAAATCAATCAATCCCATATTGGCCCTGAAAGAGGAAACATATCAAAAAAAACGCTCACGAAGCGCGTAAAATATACATTTTGCGGCGATGCGCAAGAAAATATATCCGGACAGGAAAGACTCCGTGATTTTGTCGAACCATGTTTTCAAAGAAACCGTTGATAATCCGCATGAATTCTCATCAAAACATCAACCTGAGTCGCGTCATCCTTCAGAAATGAAAAATCCGCAAAATCAAATCCCGGAGCCACGGTGCAACCCACAAGACTGTATTCACCCGTAGTTTCAGAGGCCTGATACACCTTGGGCGGAACAATGGAGACATACGTTTCACATCCAGGTCCCAGCATGGTTTCAGCAAGTTGAACCCCATCAAACTGTATCAATCTGAGAGGAGATCCTTCATAAAAATTCCAGATTTCATCATGCAGAACTTTATGGAATCTACTGATTTGTCCCTTGACCAGCAGAAAATAAATGTGCGTCACCGCACTGCGTGGTGCCATGGCCACAGGTGAAACCACCGATTGTCCTGAACGATAGATTTCAAGGTAGTACCCACCTTCAGGATGTGGCGACAATCCGTATTTTTCAATTATTGTTTGCATAGAATCTCTATCAGGTGAGCCATCGAATTTCGCGCTATTGAATAATGGGTGTCTGGACCACGACCTGCGATTGTTGAGAGGTCAGCCATGTCTGTTCAAGGTCGCGGTTGGAGGGAGCCGCCCAGAACATTAAATTCAGTCCGTCCAGGTCACGACAATCATCCACAGTCACACCGCGGGAAGGGGTGGCCGCAAGACTGATCGGGCATTGAGGTGTGTCATCAAGGTCATCAAATAAATCACCATTCCGTTCACTGGTATGAGACAACCCCAACCAGTGTCCCATCTCATGCGCCGCGGTTTCCCCCAGTAATTTGATATCCAGTGTTCCAGTGCTCAAACCACCGCGAACGTGTGCATTCAGACCGATCAACACGCCGCTGTACCGGCTTTTGATTCCATGAGGACCGGGAATTCCGCTGGAAATCCCCAACAAACTACCTCGTGAGGAAGAGCCTCCAATCAGATCTTCCACAAAAAACAAATTGGCCCGTGACAAACGGGACTGGCACACCATGCTGACGGTTGTGTCCTGATTGAAATCCGCTGTGATGGTTTCAAATGCTGAATCCGTGATCTGTGCGACCGGTTCATAAACAAGTTGAATGCCGACGTTGGCGTAAATAGCAACCACACGGTCCATGGCCTGCTGAATCTGAGCGGTGGTGAATGATGTTCCTGTCAGATAGGGCTGAATCACGATGGTCCGGGTAACCGGCATCGAATTGTTTCGTAAGCCAAGAAAAACCTGCCCTGAAGACTTGCCGCTGATCACTTCAAACGTCCATACACCTGCTTTTGTCAACGTGTCTGGCAAAACAGGCTGACGGCCCATACCAAAAAACCAGAGCGAACACTTCCCTGGAAGCAACTCGTCTCCCTCAGGATTGATCAACGAACAGATCTGAATACCATCAGGATCGGTGGAAGGTGGATCTTCAAACGCCATGACCTGAAAAGACAGGGTGTCTTCAGGAACTATAAACGCCTGTTTGGAAGAATAGTATCCTGATTTTTTTCTGGTGAAACCGTCCAGTTCAATTTCATGCAGGGAAAATGCGGGTAACGCCGTATCGCTGTCATTCCATGCGGTATTCACACAATCTTCCGGTGCGACAGATTCTCTGGAAGACAAGGCAGGATTGTTCACAATGGTTCGGTTTTCTGTGGCAGGCGTTGGTTTTTCATCAATGGCACAGCCCATTAAAATAATCCCTGTGAGCCACAATATCAGCCATGTTCCGCGGAAAATTGTACTCGCTGAGGTCAAGTCATCAAACAGTCTGGATCGCTTCATTGGCACTTGACTCTCCAGGTGTCATCAGGTTTTTCTGTTCGATCAGTCGGTTTGCTTCCTGATGTTGTGATTTGTCCAGCATAAACGCCAGATCATAACGGTCGTTTTCCGCAGGCTTGAAGGATTTTGCGCTGAGTGACAACCATACATACGCCTGCACCAGATCCTTTGAGGTTCCCAGACCATGTTCATAGCACACGCCAAGACTCCATTGTGAGAGAGGATCGCGCAGATTGGCTGCTGTTTTCCAACATTCAATGGCCTTACTCATATTGTGTTCAACACCCTTGCCGTCTTCATAGCAACGTCCCTGTTGATAGAAACCTTCGTTCAGGTTGTGTTGGGCCACCTTTGAAACGAATTCAAACCATTCTTTCCCGAAAAAATCTGTGTCCGATGACGGATCTGGCTTTCCCGCAAAAAACTCAAGAGCCGGAGCAAAGCCCTGTTTAAACGCTCTGACTCTACATTGCTGAAGTTCATGCTCTGAGAAAACACCTGGTAATTTTTCCAAATGTTCTGCCAGGTTCCAGCAGGATTGGCCATCACATAATTGTTTTTTTGCCAGAATTCTTTTTTGTACGGCTTTTTTGTGGCGCATATAATTGAAGGTAAACAACAGGATCACAACGACCATGATCACGCCAACAAAGGCAACCACAACCAGGATTTTTATGGCACCCAACATGACTGAATCCTTTCATGTGTTAAAAGAAGTGACCGAGTCACTCAATCGTGTTTGTGTTCATCAAGACGTGGAATTAATTCCGCGAGATTACAGGGACGGTGGGTCGCGTTGAGTTGCTCTTTCAGAATTTTGTGCCATGCGGTGTAACATGCGCCCGCGGAACCCGGCAGACAAAACACATACGTTTTATTGGCCACTCCCGCAATCGCTCGTGACAGCATGCAGGATGTTTTAATTTCTTCATACGACAACCAGCGGAACAATTCACCAAAGCCTTCCAGTTCACGGTCAAGCAGAGGCAGAACAGCCTCTGGCGTACTGTCACGCC from SAR324 cluster bacterium includes these protein-coding regions:
- a CDS encoding SH3 domain-containing protein, translating into MIDAPVSFRLLCSYLLLLTVSTQTLWGAPTPVSEATPQIQAPTRQIAQTTDDEESNFSLNNVKERVLYELAKQQNRSNLYQYYLEKFPKGVFAGDVAQKWLERLRQSPDTVWNQPPIQSNCPEIFQILGKSLNIREKPNLKAAKLGSYSPEDMICVLEKQQDWNRTPKGWVYAAYMKPDPRFSGGLDLFLVYQTLVKNPEYLEQAKTLRESTLRQWALNQRTIEAYDRYLKNYESDPNAKELINTREDLRFEQALAQHTAAAYDLYLQEYPKGNYRSECVKLREHALFQWTLMQNTQEAYGTFLQAYPSSSYRSHIRQLLRNLTSSTP
- a CDS encoding ABC transporter permease, which gives rise to MKKTSLIFVGIAVFCLVFADIAITTIDPWHELGRMLLGAVTPDFRVAYDYREAFLNTLVFALCGIALGVVLGSLLAFFFHRAGVRFFCAFLRSIHEIFWAFIFLPIVGLNPVCGVLAIGIPYAGVFAKVYAEILQESDHRPLQGVPDGSSLLSRFFFSILPVIYADIKNYTTYRFECALRSSAILGFIGLPTIGFHLETAFRESQYSEVSALLYLFYLLIASLRYWLKPRLVPLYVMVAFAFLSRDISIRWENVVRFFTYEILPWPMRRTGYYDGTRTVIWAWEPVWNWAWGILSTEGLKGVWNTFLLTQIALVTTGIVTLTTFPGICRHLSVKWLERVVYYTLIVMRTTPEYILAYVFVHLWGPSMLPAFLAIGLHNGAILGYLTGNHANLIALRFDAPPGKLNRYFFEVLPRVYGQFLAFLFYRWEIMMRESAILGILGVYTLGFYIDSAISDDKLDKAFLLILVTAILNMTIDTTSQIVRKKLKVSSKISLSV
- a CDS encoding ATP-binding cassette domain-containing protein, which translates into the protein MSVFHLENVQVSYKNTPALKNISLRIEQGEKIALIGPSGAGKTTLLQTLYERQPKTCAFVHQHYALVPQLSAYHNVYMGRLDRYSTWYNLLNLLKPQTRDVEEVGDILTSLQMREKMHERTGALSGGQQQRVSIARALFRGSPVLLADEPVSSIDPHQAGTVLELLTHIDKTLIMSLHAVDLALKYAQRIIGIREGVILFDQPSRQVSSDLLSALYQP
- a CDS encoding putative selenate ABC transporter substrate-binding protein; amino-acid sequence: MLFQISLKKICLLLSMIALMSAVSLAQTFKFTAIPDEDTARLQERFNKVAQYLSKELNVKVEYIPVKSYSASIAAFKNNDVQLAWFGGLSGVQARLAVPGSLAIAQGEEDTTFISYIIAHTSTGLSYGEDFPEKIEGKTFSFGSKGSTSGRLMPEYYIRQFFKKSPEDVFSRVGFSGDHSKTLALVQSGSYQVGVLNFKVWENEVKAGNVDATKVQVLWKTPTYPDYNWTIRGDADAVFGKGFIQKTQKALIGMKDRELLDTFPRDRFIEADNTMYQPILDTAQEIGILRE
- the selD gene encoding selenide, water dikinase SelD gives rise to the protein MDHLLATLPAVKDANVLVGIETSDDAGVYRLNDEQAMVMTVDFITPPVDDPFLFGQIAAANSLSDVYAMGGKPLACMNLVGFPSDKLGMDILDGIIAGALHKITEAGAVLVGGHTVEDEEPKFGLSVTGMVHPEKIWRNVGAQPGDQLILTKPLGSGVLFNANLKQWVSQEALQECLEHLVVLNKTAAEVASGFEIHAATDITGFGLAGHCLNMARGSGVTLKITVADLPVMREALEMYVKGMSTGANLANRRKVEKYTRYEKTLTRFQQELTLDPQTSGGLLFSVAGTQAESLLTALHLAGVTSAKIIGSVLPSMENIALHFA
- a CDS encoding cupin domain-containing protein, with protein sequence MQTIIEKYGLSPHPEGGYYLEIYRSGQSVVSPVAMAPRSAVTHIYFLLVKGQISRFHKVLHDEIWNFYEGSPLRLIQFDGVQLAETMLGPGCETYVSIVPPKVYQASETTGEYSLVGCTVAPGFDFADFSFLKDDATQVDVLMRIHADYQRFL
- a CDS encoding sel1 repeat family protein translates to MLGAIKILVVVAFVGVIMVVVILLFTFNYMRHKKAVQKRILAKKQLCDGQSCWNLAEHLEKLPGVFSEHELQQCRVRAFKQGFAPALEFFAGKPDPSSDTDFFGKEWFEFVSKVAQHNLNEGFYQQGRCYEDGKGVEHNMSKAIECWKTAANLRDPLSQWSLGVCYEHGLGTSKDLVQAYVWLSLSAKSFKPAENDRYDLAFMLDKSQHQEANRLIEQKNLMTPGESSANEAIQTV
- the moaB gene encoding molybdenum cofactor biosynthesis protein B, whose amino-acid sequence is MDSGAVQVLTIAILTISDSRDETTDKSGALLVSMVTEAGHHVIEKRIVPDNIYQIRAVVSQWIADPRVQVVVTTGGTGVTGRDSTPEAVLPLLDRELEGFGELFRWLSYEEIKTSCMLSRAIAGVANKTYVFCLPGSAGACYTAWHKILKEQLNATHRPCNLAELIPRLDEHKHD